A genomic window from Cytobacillus suaedae includes:
- a CDS encoding helix-turn-helix transcriptional regulator, with the protein MTSKDSCDIYCYDEEKVNRIKGEISSIDVASVSQLFKALADENRAKIAFCLCEDEELCVCDIANIIGATVATTSHHLRTLYKQGIVKYRKDGKLAFYSLDDDHIKQLILIALAHKEEVKS; encoded by the coding sequence ATGACCTCAAAAGATTCATGTGATATTTATTGTTATGATGAGGAAAAAGTAAATCGAATTAAAGGTGAAATAAGTAGTATAGACGTGGCAAGTGTTTCCCAATTGTTTAAAGCTCTTGCTGATGAAAACCGTGCGAAGATTGCCTTCTGTCTTTGTGAAGATGAAGAATTATGTGTTTGTGATATTGCCAATATTATCGGAGCAACTGTGGCAACAACTTCACATCATCTTCGAACTCTCTATAAGCAAGGGATTGTAAAGTATCGAAAAGATGGAAAATTGGCTTTCTATTCTCTTGATGATGACCATATAAAACAGCTAATCCTTATCGCTTTAGCTCATAAGGAAGAGGTGAAATCATGA
- the cadA gene encoding cadmium-translocating P-type ATPase: protein MTELEKTAALDTKTYRVQGFSUAGCAKTFESNVKHLDGVKDAKVNFGASKITVLGNTSIEALEKAGAFENLKVLDEKEKFTKREPFWKQKENIKVYIAALLLITSWIVGERYPEGHIIPTFGYALSILIGGYSLFITGLTNISRLRFDMKTLMTIAVIGAAFIGEWGEGATVVILFAISEVLERYSMDKARQSIEKLMDIAPKEALIRRGNNELMVHVDDIRIGDLMIVKPGQKLAMDGVVTKGTSTINQAAITGESMPVAKVINDEVYAGTLNEEGLIEVTVTKKVEDTTLAKIIHLVEEAQAERAPSQAFVDKFAKYYTPLIIVLAFFIATIPPLFFNGDWSDWIYQGLAVLVVGCPCALVVSTPVAVVTAIGNAARNGVLIKGGVYLEEAGSIKVIAFDKTGTLTKGVPVVTDVVVYRRNEKEIMSIAAALEKGSQHPLASAIMKKAEDIGVDFSSVSVENFKSITGKGIRATINNTIYFVGSPNLFRELHQTIDQETEEQIIRLQSDGKTVMVIGTDQEIYSLIAVADEIRESSKEVISKLHNLGIKHTVMLTGDNERTALSIGKKVGVSDIKAELLPEEKLKYIKELRADYQGVAMVGDGVNDAPALAASTIGVAMGGAGTDTALETADIALMSDDLSKLPYTIQLSRKALRIIKQNITFSLGIKVLALLLVIPGWLTLWIAIFADMGATLLVTLNSLRLLRIKEK, encoded by the coding sequence ATGACGGAACTAGAAAAAACAGCCGCTTTAGATACAAAAACATATCGTGTTCAGGGCTTTTCCTGAGCAGGGTGTGCTAAAACGTTCGAGTCGAACGTTAAACACCTGGATGGTGTAAAAGATGCAAAAGTTAATTTTGGCGCTTCAAAAATTACGGTTTTAGGTAACACGTCGATAGAAGCACTTGAAAAAGCAGGTGCATTTGAGAATTTAAAGGTACTAGACGAGAAAGAAAAATTTACAAAACGTGAGCCATTTTGGAAACAAAAAGAAAATATAAAAGTATATATAGCAGCCTTATTGCTTATCACTAGTTGGATCGTTGGTGAGCGTTACCCTGAGGGACATATAATTCCGACATTTGGCTATGCACTTTCAATCTTAATTGGTGGTTATTCATTGTTTATTACTGGTTTAACAAACATCAGCCGTTTAAGGTTTGACATGAAAACCCTAATGACAATTGCAGTTATAGGTGCCGCGTTTATTGGGGAATGGGGAGAAGGCGCAACGGTCGTTATACTTTTTGCGATTAGTGAAGTTTTAGAACGATACTCAATGGATAAAGCACGACAGTCAATTGAAAAGCTAATGGATATCGCTCCAAAAGAAGCACTTATCCGACGTGGAAATAATGAATTGATGGTACATGTAGACGATATCCGAATTGGGGACTTAATGATTGTAAAACCTGGTCAGAAGTTAGCGATGGATGGAGTCGTTACAAAAGGAACATCGACTATTAATCAAGCTGCTATTACCGGTGAAAGTATGCCAGTTGCAAAAGTGATAAACGATGAAGTTTATGCAGGAACCTTAAATGAAGAAGGTCTAATCGAAGTAACTGTTACGAAAAAAGTAGAAGACACGACACTAGCTAAAATCATTCACTTAGTAGAAGAAGCTCAAGCAGAAAGAGCACCGTCACAAGCTTTTGTAGATAAATTCGCAAAATATTATACTCCGTTAATTATCGTTCTCGCTTTCTTTATTGCGACAATCCCACCATTATTTTTTAATGGGGACTGGAGTGACTGGATTTATCAAGGGTTGGCGGTATTAGTAGTAGGCTGTCCATGTGCACTCGTTGTATCAACTCCAGTTGCTGTAGTTACAGCGATTGGTAATGCTGCAAGAAACGGTGTCTTAATTAAAGGTGGCGTATACTTGGAAGAAGCAGGATCTATAAAGGTTATTGCTTTTGATAAGACGGGGACACTTACAAAAGGCGTACCAGTGGTAACAGATGTAGTAGTGTATCGCAGGAATGAAAAAGAGATTATGTCTATTGCAGCTGCACTTGAAAAAGGCTCACAGCATCCTCTTGCCTCGGCAATCATGAAAAAGGCAGAAGACATAGGAGTAGACTTTAGTTCAGTATCTGTAGAAAACTTCAAATCGATTACGGGTAAAGGAATAAGAGCGACTATAAACAACACCATTTATTTTGTAGGTAGTCCTAACCTTTTTAGGGAATTACATCAAACGATTGATCAAGAAACAGAAGAACAGATTATTAGGCTTCAGTCCGACGGAAAGACTGTTATGGTTATTGGTACTGACCAAGAAATATACTCATTAATTGCTGTTGCGGACGAAATTAGAGAATCTTCAAAAGAGGTTATAAGTAAGCTTCACAATTTGGGGATTAAACACACAGTAATGCTCACTGGTGATAACGAGAGAACTGCTTTATCGATTGGAAAAAAGGTTGGGGTTTCAGATATTAAAGCAGAGCTTCTTCCAGAAGAGAAACTTAAATATATTAAGGAATTACGTGCTGATTATCAAGGTGTGGCTATGGTCGGTGATGGAGTAAATGATGCACCTGCTCTTGCAGCTTCAACCATAGGTGTGGCCATGGGTGGAGCAGGAACAGATACAGCATTAGAAACCGCGGATATAGCCTTAATGTCAGATGATTTAAGCAAACTACCTTATACAATCCAATTAAGTCGAAAAGCCTTACGAATTATTAAACAAAATATAACGTTTTCACTAGGGATCAAAGTATTAGCATTGTTGTTAGTCATACCAGGTTGGCTAACATTGTGGATTGCAATCTTCGCTGATATGGGAGCAACATTGCTCGTTACTTTGAATAGCTTAAGGTTATTGAGAATAAAAGAAAAATAG
- a CDS encoding GNAT family N-acetyltransferase yields the protein MGLVLTNELAIKIEQSEIDCLYSRLSAIKARKGNPMGVNIEKFGQATAFTVKNIPGPAFNTVKGLSAGDEDHIDKILHFFKDKDIPARFELTPGHVSKELLSFLSKKGFMQTDFHSTLYSALESECEEYDERVHVRELDISEFDLFGELYIKGFQLPSFLKSGIAENNEVLYKSENWKFYLASVENELAGIGVLFHKDGIATLAAATTVPEYRKKGVQTALLKVRLNQAIRQNCNLVVGQARYGSVSQNNMERLGLKIAYTKAIWTMG from the coding sequence ATGGGCTTAGTGTTAACAAATGAACTGGCAATTAAAATCGAGCAATCAGAAATCGATTGTTTATATTCAAGGTTATCTGCAATTAAAGCAAGAAAAGGTAACCCAATGGGGGTTAACATAGAAAAGTTTGGGCAAGCAACAGCGTTTACTGTTAAGAATATCCCAGGACCAGCTTTTAACACAGTTAAAGGCCTAAGTGCAGGAGATGAAGATCATATTGATAAGATTTTACACTTTTTTAAAGATAAGGACATTCCAGCCCGTTTTGAACTAACACCCGGCCACGTATCTAAGGAGTTACTCTCTTTTCTTTCAAAGAAAGGCTTTATGCAAACTGATTTTCATTCCACCTTATATTCAGCACTTGAATCAGAATGTGAAGAGTATGATGAGCGTGTTCATGTGCGTGAATTGGATATAAGCGAATTTGACCTATTTGGAGAATTATATATTAAAGGCTTTCAACTGCCTTCATTTTTAAAAAGTGGGATTGCGGAAAATAATGAAGTACTTTATAAAAGTGAAAACTGGAAATTCTATCTAGCTTCTGTTGAAAATGAATTGGCAGGTATTGGCGTGTTATTTCATAAAGATGGAATTGCAACCTTAGCAGCAGCAACTACTGTCCCTGAATATAGAAAGAAAGGAGTGCAGACAGCTTTATTAAAGGTACGATTGAATCAAGCGATTAGACAAAACTGTAACTTAGTTGTTGGACAAGCAAGATACGGAAGTGTAAGTCAAAATAACATGGAAAGACTAGGACTTAAAATAGCTTATACAAAAGCAATTTGGACTATGGGATGA